A single genomic interval of Orcinus orca chromosome 19, mOrcOrc1.1, whole genome shotgun sequence harbors:
- the CDC27 gene encoding cell division cycle protein 27 homolog isoform X3: MTVLQEPVQAAIWQALNHYAYRDAVFLAERLYAEVHSEEALFLLATCYYRSGKAYKAYRLLKGHSCTTPQCKYLLAKCCVDLSKLAEGEQILSGGVFNKQKSHDDIVTEFGDSACFTLSLLGHVYCKTDRLAKGSECYQKSLSLNPFLWSPFESLCEIGEKPDPDQTFKLTSLQNFSSCLPNSCTTLVSNHSLSHRQPETVLTETPQDTIELNRLNLESSNSKYSLNTDSSVSYIDSAVISPDTVPLGTGTSILSKQVQNKPKTGRSLLGGPAALSPLTPSFGILPLETPSPGDGSYLQNYTNTSSVIDVPSTGAPSKKSVARIGQTGTKSVFSQSGNSREVTPILVAQTQSSGPQTSTTPQVLSPTITSPPNALPRRSSRLFTSDSSTTKENSKKLKMKFPPKIPNRKTKSKTNKGGITQPNINDSLEITKLDSAIISEGKISTITPQIQAFNLQKAAAEGLMSLLREMGKGYLALCSYNCKEAINILSHLPSHHYNTGWVLCQIGRAYFELSEYMQAERIFSEVRRIENYRVEGMEIYSTTLWHLQKDVALSVLSKDLTDMDKNSPEAWCAAGNCFSLQREHDIAIKFFQRAIQVDPNYAYAYTLLGHEFVLTEELDKALACFRNAIRVNPRHYNAWYGLGMIYYKQEKFSLAEMHFQKALDINPQSSVLLCHIGVVQHALKKSEKALDTLNKAIVIDPKNPLCKFHRASVLFANEKYKSALQELEELKQIVPKESLVYFLIGKVYKKLGQTHLALMNFSWAMDLDPKGANNQIKEAIDKRYLPDDEEPITQEEQIMGTDESQESSMTDADDTQLHAAESDEF; encoded by the exons TACACTCAGAAGAAGCCTTGTTTTTACTGGCAACCTGTTATTACCGCTCAGGAAAGGCATATAAAGCATATAGACTCTTGAAAGGACACAGTTGTACTACACCGCAATGTAAATACCTGCTTGCAAAATGTTGTGTTGATCTCAGCAA gcTTGCAGAAGGGGAACAGATCTTATCTGGTGGAGTGTTTAATAAGCAGAAAAGCCATGATGATATTGTTACTGAGTTTGGTGATTCAGCTTGCTTTACTCTTTCATTGTTGGGACATGTATATTG CAAGACAGATCGGCTTGCCAAAGGATCAGAATGTTACCAAAAGAGCCTTAGTTTAAATCCTTTCCTCTGGTCCCCCTTTGAATCATTATGTGAAATAG GTGAAAAGCCAGATCCTGACCAAACATTTAAATTAACATCTTTACAGAACTTTAGCAGCTGTCTGCCCAACTCTTGCACAACACTAGTATCTAATCATAGTTTATCTCACAGACAGCCTGAGACAGTTCTTACAGAAACACCCCAGGACACAATT GAATTAAACAGATTGAATTTAGAATCTTCCAATTCAAAGTACTCATTGAATACAgattcttcagtgtcttatattgATTCAGCTGTAATTTCACCAGATACTGTCCCTCTTGGAACAGGAACTTCCATATTATCTAAACAAgttcaaaataaaccaaaaactgGTCGAAGTTTATTAGGAGGACCAGCTGCTCTTAGCCCATTAACCCCAAG TTTTGGGATTTTGCCATTAGAAACCCCAAGTCCTGGAGATGGATCCTATTTACAAAACTACACTAATACATCTTCTGTAATTGACGTGCCATCAACCGGAGCCCCTTCAAAAAAG TCTGTTGCCAGAATCGGCCAAACTGGAACAAAGTCTGTCTTCTCACAGAGTGGAAACAGTCGAGAGGTAACTCCAATTCTTGTTGCACAAACACAAAGTTCTGGCCCACAAACAAG taCAACACCTCAGGTATTGAGCCCCACTATCACATCTCCCCCAAATGCACTGCCTCGAAGAAGTTCACGACTTTTTACTAGTGACAGCTCTACAACCAAG GAgaatagcaaaaaattaaaaatgaagtttcCACCTAAAAtcccaaacagaaaaacaaaaagtaaaactaataAAGGAGGAATAACTCAACCTAACATAAATGATAGCCTAGAAATAACTAAATTAGACTCTGCAATCATTTCAGAAGGGAAAATCTCCACAATCACACCTCAGATCCAGGCATTTAATCTACAGAAAGCAGCAGCAG AAGGTTTGATGAGCCTTCTTCGTGAAATGGGGAAAGGTTATTTAGCTTTGTGCTCATACAACTGCAAAGAAGCTATAAATATCTTGAGCCACCTACCTTCTCACCACTACAATACTGGTTGGGTCCTGTGCCAGATTGGAAGGGCCTATTTTGAACTTTCAGAGTACATGCAA GCTGAAAGAATATTCTCAGAGGTTAGAAGAATTGAGAATTACAGAGTCGAAGGCATGGAGATCTACTCTACAACACTTTGGCATCTTCAAAAGGATGTTGCTCTTTCAGTTCTTTCGAAAGACTTAACAGATATGGATAAAAATTCACCAGAG gCCTGGTGTGCTGCAGGGAACTGTTTCAGTTTGCAACGGGAACATGATATTGCGATTAAATTCTTCCAGAGAGCTATCCAGGTTGATCCAAATTATGCTTATGCCTATACTCTATTAGGGCATGAGTTTGTGTTAACTGAAGAATTAGACAAAGCATTAGCTTGTTTTCGAAATGCTATCAGAGTCAATCCTAGACATTATAATGCATG GTATGGTTTAGGAATGATTTATTACAAGCAAGAAAAATTCAGCCTTGCAGAAATGCATTTCCAGAAAGCACTTGACATCAACCCTCAAAGTTCAGTTTTGCTTTGCCACATTGGAGTA GTTCAGCACGCACTGAAAAAATCTGAGAAGGCTTTGGATACCCTAAACAAAGCCATTGTTATTGATCCTAAGAACCCTCTATGCAAATTTCACAGAGCCTCagttttatttgcaaatgaaaaatataag tCTGCTTTACAAGAACTTGAAGAATTGAAACAAATTGTTCCCAAAGAGTCCCTCGTTTACTTCTTAATAGGAAAG GTTTACAAGAAGTTAGGTCAAACGCACCTCGCCCTGATGAATTTCTCTTGGGCTATGGATTTAGATCCTAAAGGAGCCAATAACCAGATTAAAGAGGCAATTGATAAGCGCTACCTTCCAGATGATGAGGAGCCAATCACCCAagaggaacagatca tgggaacagaTGAATCCCAGGAGAGCAGCATGACAGATGCGGATGACACACAACTTCATGCAGCGGAAAGTGATGAATTTTAA
- the CDC27 gene encoding cell division cycle protein 27 homolog isoform X4, whose translation MTVLQEPVQAAIWQALNHYAYRDAVFLAERLYAEVHSEEALFLLATCYYRSGKAYKAYRLLKGHSCTTPQCKYLLAKCCVDLSKLAEGEQILSGGVFNKQKSHDDIVTEFGDSACFTLSLLGHVYCKTDRLAKGSECYQKSLSLNPFLWSPFESLCEIGEKPDPDQTFKLTSLQNFSSCLPNSCTTLVSNHSLSHRQPETVLTETPQDTIELNRLNLESSNSKYSLNTDSSVSYIDSAVISPDTVPLGTGTSILSKQVQNKPKTGRSLLGGPAALSPLTPSFGILPLETPSPGDGSYLQNYTNTSSVIDVPSTGAPSKKSVARIGQTGTKSVFSQSGNSREVTPILVAQTQSSGPQTSTTPQVLSPTITSPPNALPRRSSRLFTSDSSTTKENSKKLKMKFPPKIPNRKTKSKTNKGGITQPNINDSLEITKLDSAIISEGKISTITPQIQAFNLQKAAAGLMSLLREMGKGYLALCSYNCKEAINILSHLPSHHYNTGWVLCQIGRAYFELSEYMQAERIFSEVRRIENYRVEGMEIYSTTLWHLQKDVALSVLSKDLTDMDKNSPEAWCAAGNCFSLQREHDIAIKFFQRAIQVDPNYAYAYTLLGHEFVLTEELDKALACFRNAIRVNPRHYNAWYGLGMIYYKQEKFSLAEMHFQKALDINPQSSVLLCHIGVVQHALKKSEKALDTLNKAIVIDPKNPLCKFHRASVLFANEKYKSALQELEELKQIVPKESLVYFLIGKVYKKLGQTHLALMNFSWAMDLDPKGANNQIKEAIDKRYLPDDEEPITQEEQIMGTDESQESSMTDADDTQLHAAESDEF comes from the exons TACACTCAGAAGAAGCCTTGTTTTTACTGGCAACCTGTTATTACCGCTCAGGAAAGGCATATAAAGCATATAGACTCTTGAAAGGACACAGTTGTACTACACCGCAATGTAAATACCTGCTTGCAAAATGTTGTGTTGATCTCAGCAA gcTTGCAGAAGGGGAACAGATCTTATCTGGTGGAGTGTTTAATAAGCAGAAAAGCCATGATGATATTGTTACTGAGTTTGGTGATTCAGCTTGCTTTACTCTTTCATTGTTGGGACATGTATATTG CAAGACAGATCGGCTTGCCAAAGGATCAGAATGTTACCAAAAGAGCCTTAGTTTAAATCCTTTCCTCTGGTCCCCCTTTGAATCATTATGTGAAATAG GTGAAAAGCCAGATCCTGACCAAACATTTAAATTAACATCTTTACAGAACTTTAGCAGCTGTCTGCCCAACTCTTGCACAACACTAGTATCTAATCATAGTTTATCTCACAGACAGCCTGAGACAGTTCTTACAGAAACACCCCAGGACACAATT GAATTAAACAGATTGAATTTAGAATCTTCCAATTCAAAGTACTCATTGAATACAgattcttcagtgtcttatattgATTCAGCTGTAATTTCACCAGATACTGTCCCTCTTGGAACAGGAACTTCCATATTATCTAAACAAgttcaaaataaaccaaaaactgGTCGAAGTTTATTAGGAGGACCAGCTGCTCTTAGCCCATTAACCCCAAG TTTTGGGATTTTGCCATTAGAAACCCCAAGTCCTGGAGATGGATCCTATTTACAAAACTACACTAATACATCTTCTGTAATTGACGTGCCATCAACCGGAGCCCCTTCAAAAAAG TCTGTTGCCAGAATCGGCCAAACTGGAACAAAGTCTGTCTTCTCACAGAGTGGAAACAGTCGAGAGGTAACTCCAATTCTTGTTGCACAAACACAAAGTTCTGGCCCACAAACAAG taCAACACCTCAGGTATTGAGCCCCACTATCACATCTCCCCCAAATGCACTGCCTCGAAGAAGTTCACGACTTTTTACTAGTGACAGCTCTACAACCAAG GAgaatagcaaaaaattaaaaatgaagtttcCACCTAAAAtcccaaacagaaaaacaaaaagtaaaactaataAAGGAGGAATAACTCAACCTAACATAAATGATAGCCTAGAAATAACTAAATTAGACTCTGCAATCATTTCAGAAGGGAAAATCTCCACAATCACACCTCAGATCCAGGCATTTAATCTACAGAAAGCAGCAGCAG GTTTGATGAGCCTTCTTCGTGAAATGGGGAAAGGTTATTTAGCTTTGTGCTCATACAACTGCAAAGAAGCTATAAATATCTTGAGCCACCTACCTTCTCACCACTACAATACTGGTTGGGTCCTGTGCCAGATTGGAAGGGCCTATTTTGAACTTTCAGAGTACATGCAA GCTGAAAGAATATTCTCAGAGGTTAGAAGAATTGAGAATTACAGAGTCGAAGGCATGGAGATCTACTCTACAACACTTTGGCATCTTCAAAAGGATGTTGCTCTTTCAGTTCTTTCGAAAGACTTAACAGATATGGATAAAAATTCACCAGAG gCCTGGTGTGCTGCAGGGAACTGTTTCAGTTTGCAACGGGAACATGATATTGCGATTAAATTCTTCCAGAGAGCTATCCAGGTTGATCCAAATTATGCTTATGCCTATACTCTATTAGGGCATGAGTTTGTGTTAACTGAAGAATTAGACAAAGCATTAGCTTGTTTTCGAAATGCTATCAGAGTCAATCCTAGACATTATAATGCATG GTATGGTTTAGGAATGATTTATTACAAGCAAGAAAAATTCAGCCTTGCAGAAATGCATTTCCAGAAAGCACTTGACATCAACCCTCAAAGTTCAGTTTTGCTTTGCCACATTGGAGTA GTTCAGCACGCACTGAAAAAATCTGAGAAGGCTTTGGATACCCTAAACAAAGCCATTGTTATTGATCCTAAGAACCCTCTATGCAAATTTCACAGAGCCTCagttttatttgcaaatgaaaaatataag tCTGCTTTACAAGAACTTGAAGAATTGAAACAAATTGTTCCCAAAGAGTCCCTCGTTTACTTCTTAATAGGAAAG GTTTACAAGAAGTTAGGTCAAACGCACCTCGCCCTGATGAATTTCTCTTGGGCTATGGATTTAGATCCTAAAGGAGCCAATAACCAGATTAAAGAGGCAATTGATAAGCGCTACCTTCCAGATGATGAGGAGCCAATCACCCAagaggaacagatca tgggaacagaTGAATCCCAGGAGAGCAGCATGACAGATGCGGATGACACACAACTTCATGCAGCGGAAAGTGATGAATTTTAA
- the CDC27 gene encoding cell division cycle protein 27 homolog isoform X5: protein MTVLQEPVQAAIWQALNHYAYRDAVFLAERLYAEVHSEEALFLLATCYYRSGKAYKAYRLLKGHSCTTPQCKYLLAKCCVDLSKLAEGEQILSGGVFNKQKSHDDIVTEFGDSACFTLSLLGHVYCKTDRLAKGSECYQKSLSLNPFLWSPFESLCEIGEKPDPDQTFKLTSLQNFSSCLPNSCTTLVSNHSLSHRQPETVLTETPQDTIELNRLNLESSNSKYSLNTDSSVSYIDSAVISPDTVPLGTGTSILSKQVQNKPKTGRSLLGGPAALSPLTPSFGILPLETPSPGDGSYLQNYTNTSSVIDVPSTGAPSKKTFCVLQSVARIGQTGTKSVFSQSGNSREVTPILVAQTQSSGPQTSTTPQVLSPTITSPPNALPRRSSRLFTSDSSTTKENSKKLKMKFPPKIPNRKTKSKTNKGGITQPNINDSLEITKLDSAIISEGKISTITPQIQAFNLQKAAAEGLMSLLREMGKGYLALCSYNCKEAINILSHLPSHHYNTGWVLCQIGRAYFELSEYMQAERIFSEVRRIENYRVEGMEIYSTTLWHLQKDVALSVLSKDLTDMDKNSPEAWCAAGNCFSLQREHDIAIKFFQRAIQVDPNYAYAYTLLGHEFVLTEELDKALACFRNAIRVNPRHYNAWYGLGMIYYKQEKFSLAEMHFQKALDINPQSSVLLCHIGVVQHALKKSEKALDTLNKAIVIDPKNPLCKFHRASVLFANEKYKSALQELEELKQIVPKESLVYFLIGKILKEPITRLKRQLISATFQMMRSQSPKRNRSWEQMNPRRAA from the exons TACACTCAGAAGAAGCCTTGTTTTTACTGGCAACCTGTTATTACCGCTCAGGAAAGGCATATAAAGCATATAGACTCTTGAAAGGACACAGTTGTACTACACCGCAATGTAAATACCTGCTTGCAAAATGTTGTGTTGATCTCAGCAA gcTTGCAGAAGGGGAACAGATCTTATCTGGTGGAGTGTTTAATAAGCAGAAAAGCCATGATGATATTGTTACTGAGTTTGGTGATTCAGCTTGCTTTACTCTTTCATTGTTGGGACATGTATATTG CAAGACAGATCGGCTTGCCAAAGGATCAGAATGTTACCAAAAGAGCCTTAGTTTAAATCCTTTCCTCTGGTCCCCCTTTGAATCATTATGTGAAATAG GTGAAAAGCCAGATCCTGACCAAACATTTAAATTAACATCTTTACAGAACTTTAGCAGCTGTCTGCCCAACTCTTGCACAACACTAGTATCTAATCATAGTTTATCTCACAGACAGCCTGAGACAGTTCTTACAGAAACACCCCAGGACACAATT GAATTAAACAGATTGAATTTAGAATCTTCCAATTCAAAGTACTCATTGAATACAgattcttcagtgtcttatattgATTCAGCTGTAATTTCACCAGATACTGTCCCTCTTGGAACAGGAACTTCCATATTATCTAAACAAgttcaaaataaaccaaaaactgGTCGAAGTTTATTAGGAGGACCAGCTGCTCTTAGCCCATTAACCCCAAG TTTTGGGATTTTGCCATTAGAAACCCCAAGTCCTGGAGATGGATCCTATTTACAAAACTACACTAATACATCTTCTGTAATTGACGTGCCATCAACCGGAGCCCCTTCAAAAAAG ACTTTTTGTGTTTTACAGTCTGTTGCCAGAATCGGCCAAACTGGAACAAAGTCTGTCTTCTCACAGAGTGGAAACAGTCGAGAGGTAACTCCAATTCTTGTTGCACAAACACAAAGTTCTGGCCCACAAACAAG taCAACACCTCAGGTATTGAGCCCCACTATCACATCTCCCCCAAATGCACTGCCTCGAAGAAGTTCACGACTTTTTACTAGTGACAGCTCTACAACCAAG GAgaatagcaaaaaattaaaaatgaagtttcCACCTAAAAtcccaaacagaaaaacaaaaagtaaaactaataAAGGAGGAATAACTCAACCTAACATAAATGATAGCCTAGAAATAACTAAATTAGACTCTGCAATCATTTCAGAAGGGAAAATCTCCACAATCACACCTCAGATCCAGGCATTTAATCTACAGAAAGCAGCAGCAG AAGGTTTGATGAGCCTTCTTCGTGAAATGGGGAAAGGTTATTTAGCTTTGTGCTCATACAACTGCAAAGAAGCTATAAATATCTTGAGCCACCTACCTTCTCACCACTACAATACTGGTTGGGTCCTGTGCCAGATTGGAAGGGCCTATTTTGAACTTTCAGAGTACATGCAA GCTGAAAGAATATTCTCAGAGGTTAGAAGAATTGAGAATTACAGAGTCGAAGGCATGGAGATCTACTCTACAACACTTTGGCATCTTCAAAAGGATGTTGCTCTTTCAGTTCTTTCGAAAGACTTAACAGATATGGATAAAAATTCACCAGAG gCCTGGTGTGCTGCAGGGAACTGTTTCAGTTTGCAACGGGAACATGATATTGCGATTAAATTCTTCCAGAGAGCTATCCAGGTTGATCCAAATTATGCTTATGCCTATACTCTATTAGGGCATGAGTTTGTGTTAACTGAAGAATTAGACAAAGCATTAGCTTGTTTTCGAAATGCTATCAGAGTCAATCCTAGACATTATAATGCATG GTATGGTTTAGGAATGATTTATTACAAGCAAGAAAAATTCAGCCTTGCAGAAATGCATTTCCAGAAAGCACTTGACATCAACCCTCAAAGTTCAGTTTTGCTTTGCCACATTGGAGTA GTTCAGCACGCACTGAAAAAATCTGAGAAGGCTTTGGATACCCTAAACAAAGCCATTGTTATTGATCCTAAGAACCCTCTATGCAAATTTCACAGAGCCTCagttttatttgcaaatgaaaaatataag tCTGCTTTACAAGAACTTGAAGAATTGAAACAAATTGTTCCCAAAGAGTCCCTCGTTTACTTCTTAATAGGAAAG ATCCTAAAGGAGCCAATAACCAGATTAAAGAGGCAATTGATAAGCGCTACCTTCCAGATGATGAGGAGCCAATCACCCAagaggaacagatca tgggaacagaTGAATCCCAGGAGAGCAGCATGA
- the CDC27 gene encoding cell division cycle protein 27 homolog isoform X6, translating into MTVLQEPVQAAIWQALNHYAYRDAVFLAERLYAEVHSEEALFLLATCYYRSGKAYKAYRLLKGHSCTTPQCKYLLAKCCVDLSKLAEGEQILSGGVFNKQKSHDDIVTEFGDSACFTLSLLGHVYCKTDRLAKGSECYQKSLSLNPFLWSPFESLCEIGEKPDPDQTFKLTSLQNFSSCLPNSCTTLVSNHSLSHRQPETVLTETPQDTIELNRLNLESSNSKYSLNTDSSVSYIDSAVISPDTVPLGTGTSILSKQVQNKPKTGRSLLGGPAALSPLTPSFGILPLETPSPGDGSYLQNYTNTSSVIDVPSTGAPSKKSVARIGQTGTKSVFSQSGNSREVTPILVAQTQSSGPQTSTTPQVLSPTITSPPNALPRRSSRLFTSDSSTTKENSKKLKMKFPPKIPNRKTKSKTNKGGITQPNINDSLEITKLDSAIISEGKISTITPQIQAFNLQKAAAEGLMSLLREMGKGYLALCSYNCKEAINILSHLPSHHYNTGWVLCQIGRAYFELSEYMQAERIFSEVRRIENYRVEGMEIYSTTLWHLQKDVALSVLSKDLTDMDKNSPEAWCAAGNCFSLQREHDIAIKFFQRAIQVDPNYAYAYTLLGHEFVLTEELDKALACFRNAIRVNPRHYNAWYGLGMIYYKQEKFSLAEMHFQKALDINPQSSVLLCHIGVVQHALKKSEKALDTLNKAIVIDPKNPLCKFHRASVLFANEKYKSALQELEELKQIVPKESLVYFLIGKILKEPITRLKRQLISATFQMMRSQSPKRNRSWEQMNPRRAA; encoded by the exons TACACTCAGAAGAAGCCTTGTTTTTACTGGCAACCTGTTATTACCGCTCAGGAAAGGCATATAAAGCATATAGACTCTTGAAAGGACACAGTTGTACTACACCGCAATGTAAATACCTGCTTGCAAAATGTTGTGTTGATCTCAGCAA gcTTGCAGAAGGGGAACAGATCTTATCTGGTGGAGTGTTTAATAAGCAGAAAAGCCATGATGATATTGTTACTGAGTTTGGTGATTCAGCTTGCTTTACTCTTTCATTGTTGGGACATGTATATTG CAAGACAGATCGGCTTGCCAAAGGATCAGAATGTTACCAAAAGAGCCTTAGTTTAAATCCTTTCCTCTGGTCCCCCTTTGAATCATTATGTGAAATAG GTGAAAAGCCAGATCCTGACCAAACATTTAAATTAACATCTTTACAGAACTTTAGCAGCTGTCTGCCCAACTCTTGCACAACACTAGTATCTAATCATAGTTTATCTCACAGACAGCCTGAGACAGTTCTTACAGAAACACCCCAGGACACAATT GAATTAAACAGATTGAATTTAGAATCTTCCAATTCAAAGTACTCATTGAATACAgattcttcagtgtcttatattgATTCAGCTGTAATTTCACCAGATACTGTCCCTCTTGGAACAGGAACTTCCATATTATCTAAACAAgttcaaaataaaccaaaaactgGTCGAAGTTTATTAGGAGGACCAGCTGCTCTTAGCCCATTAACCCCAAG TTTTGGGATTTTGCCATTAGAAACCCCAAGTCCTGGAGATGGATCCTATTTACAAAACTACACTAATACATCTTCTGTAATTGACGTGCCATCAACCGGAGCCCCTTCAAAAAAG TCTGTTGCCAGAATCGGCCAAACTGGAACAAAGTCTGTCTTCTCACAGAGTGGAAACAGTCGAGAGGTAACTCCAATTCTTGTTGCACAAACACAAAGTTCTGGCCCACAAACAAG taCAACACCTCAGGTATTGAGCCCCACTATCACATCTCCCCCAAATGCACTGCCTCGAAGAAGTTCACGACTTTTTACTAGTGACAGCTCTACAACCAAG GAgaatagcaaaaaattaaaaatgaagtttcCACCTAAAAtcccaaacagaaaaacaaaaagtaaaactaataAAGGAGGAATAACTCAACCTAACATAAATGATAGCCTAGAAATAACTAAATTAGACTCTGCAATCATTTCAGAAGGGAAAATCTCCACAATCACACCTCAGATCCAGGCATTTAATCTACAGAAAGCAGCAGCAG AAGGTTTGATGAGCCTTCTTCGTGAAATGGGGAAAGGTTATTTAGCTTTGTGCTCATACAACTGCAAAGAAGCTATAAATATCTTGAGCCACCTACCTTCTCACCACTACAATACTGGTTGGGTCCTGTGCCAGATTGGAAGGGCCTATTTTGAACTTTCAGAGTACATGCAA GCTGAAAGAATATTCTCAGAGGTTAGAAGAATTGAGAATTACAGAGTCGAAGGCATGGAGATCTACTCTACAACACTTTGGCATCTTCAAAAGGATGTTGCTCTTTCAGTTCTTTCGAAAGACTTAACAGATATGGATAAAAATTCACCAGAG gCCTGGTGTGCTGCAGGGAACTGTTTCAGTTTGCAACGGGAACATGATATTGCGATTAAATTCTTCCAGAGAGCTATCCAGGTTGATCCAAATTATGCTTATGCCTATACTCTATTAGGGCATGAGTTTGTGTTAACTGAAGAATTAGACAAAGCATTAGCTTGTTTTCGAAATGCTATCAGAGTCAATCCTAGACATTATAATGCATG GTATGGTTTAGGAATGATTTATTACAAGCAAGAAAAATTCAGCCTTGCAGAAATGCATTTCCAGAAAGCACTTGACATCAACCCTCAAAGTTCAGTTTTGCTTTGCCACATTGGAGTA GTTCAGCACGCACTGAAAAAATCTGAGAAGGCTTTGGATACCCTAAACAAAGCCATTGTTATTGATCCTAAGAACCCTCTATGCAAATTTCACAGAGCCTCagttttatttgcaaatgaaaaatataag tCTGCTTTACAAGAACTTGAAGAATTGAAACAAATTGTTCCCAAAGAGTCCCTCGTTTACTTCTTAATAGGAAAG ATCCTAAAGGAGCCAATAACCAGATTAAAGAGGCAATTGATAAGCGCTACCTTCCAGATGATGAGGAGCCAATCACCCAagaggaacagatca tgggaacagaTGAATCCCAGGAGAGCAGCATGA